TTGACGTTCATCATATTTACTTTCACAGTTTTCTGTTTCCTTACATAAAAATCAACCTTTTTTGTGTTTGAAGGATCAAATTTAGTCTTCCATTCGCCTTTAAAGTAAACAGCATTCACTAAAACCATTGCTGTCATAGAATTTATCCATTTCCAAGCGATTAAGTcctgtattttattatttgtatgtttggCAATGTATAAGTTCATAAAGGTGGCAGCCTGTTTTGGCTTTGTAAAGTCTTTATAACCGATCTCCGATCGAAAGAATACGTAAGCTTGTCTCTGTACACTTTTTCTCAGTGAGAACtgtttgtttacaaacattttgttCGCCACTCTAAATTCTAATTCACTTCCTGTAGTAGACATTAAATGGTCATTCAGTTCCCTGTACTTTTCGAACTTGTTGTTGTCTGGTAGATTACTATCATTGAAAATTGCAGTAGAAATCTGTGATTTCGTTTTTCCATTTGCTCCAACCATCAACAAAAGTAGAGCAGAAATTAAACTATACGGTGATACACAGGTACTTTCAGTTTTCTCAATAACATCATACACCGATgacgaaaaatacaaaaattcatTCTCAAATGGTATACTACTAGACATTACGTGTCAACTAAtggagaaaaaaagtaaaaacatgctCAAAAGGGTTTTATTGTtaataaacaatttgttttgacctGATCCCATTTTAATCAATAAGAGGTTCGGTAAGGTGTCAGATGTAATGTCTTTGTTGTTAATCCTTGTTTTAAAGTAACTTAATTTATTTAGGTAACATTAATACTTGTGTTATGTTAAgattttcgttttattttttttactctaaGTTATGTaagataaagaataaaaattaaatatttattgaatataaccacgatgataaaaaaaataccccaGTAAATACGTATTGTGTAATCGGATTCTGTGATAAGTTTTCTATTTGTTAGCTTTAGCGCAGAGTAACGACAATTGATTAAGTTAATAAAAACAGAATtatgatacaaatataaatgatttttatgttGTTATATATTCATCACATAAGCTGTACATAAGAGTGCAGAAACGACGAcgcaaagtttaaaaaaaaaggcttgTCCCAAAAAGAAATTCTTTGACAAATACAATCATATCTTAATTAGACTCATTTGACAAAACATTCCCTTCATGATTTCTCCTGTAACttttttagtactatttcttagtatcgttattttgaaaatcaaaatgatgtttctaattacttttatttctgtataaataaaataaggtaTGTTATGGATTTTCGATGTGGTAACTATCAACCAaggaccaaatgacacagaagatTGATAGCAATGAATGCGTTCGACGCTATTATGCTATTCGTTCcgaattattgtttatt
This is a stretch of genomic DNA from Mytilus trossulus isolate FHL-02 chromosome 6, PNRI_Mtr1.1.1.hap1, whole genome shotgun sequence. It encodes these proteins:
- the LOC134723023 gene encoding neuroserpin-like; this translates as MSSSIPFENEFLYFSSSVYDVIEKTESTCVSPYSLISALLLLMVGANGKTKSQISTAIFNDSNLPDNNKFEKYRELNDHLMSTTGSELEFRVANKMFVNKQFSLRKSVQRQAYVFFRSEIGYKDFTKPKQAATFMNLYIAKHTNNKIQDLIAWKWINSMTAMVLVNAVYFKGEWKTKFDPSNTKKVDFYVRKQKTVKVNMMNVKQSVLFVSEDDFSAIALPYKGDKFDMVFILPKENEGLLRLEEKLSSDFIKNVNSNLKTAMVQISIPKFTFESEFDLKLVLPNLGIEDIFNPAKADFSTLLQEQTDKIYVSRAVHKVFIEVNEDGTEATAATAIVAQTRSAHKQLNFIADHPFLFYIRNIKTGVILFIGRYSPV